In Streptomyces capitiformicae, one genomic interval encodes:
- a CDS encoding amidase domain-containing protein: MRSRTLSLAGSTVVAATLAVALLPVTTAHAAPTPKVTKATKDAFGRVADNVLTDRTAVLLGSKAARKSLKPTGGVKLSAAQKQAEDGKLSALKGTRSRLAGLGEAYTSATTGVTVDSTKVKGKKATVMVTETTTLKYKKIRGDEPASTGFEAHHVLTFTAQANGTWQLTAMRSTDGGAPRINEPVATADAGPSRSPMAIISAPKAATSYPAPANPKTITGGKYDYRAMATYTERYWRNYNPAYRRYNAAGGDCTNYLSQGLLAGGWKQISTVTPEEYDTWYYASNGTADAWIGVNEWSWFTQTAKRTTPLANVYQMDIGDVLQVDFNADGDKDHSMMTTYRSPSGVPYLTYHDADTYRRSVASIIASYPRANYYAYRT; encoded by the coding sequence GTGAGATCAAGGACGTTGAGCCTCGCAGGCTCGACCGTCGTGGCGGCCACGCTGGCCGTCGCGCTGCTTCCCGTCACCACCGCGCACGCCGCGCCGACGCCCAAGGTCACCAAGGCGACCAAGGACGCCTTCGGCCGCGTCGCGGACAACGTGCTCACCGACCGCACGGCCGTCCTGCTCGGCAGCAAGGCCGCCCGCAAGTCGCTGAAGCCCACTGGCGGCGTCAAGCTCTCCGCCGCCCAGAAGCAGGCCGAGGACGGCAAGCTGTCCGCCCTCAAGGGCACCAGGTCCCGCCTTGCCGGCCTGGGGGAGGCCTACACCTCGGCCACCACCGGCGTCACCGTCGACAGCACCAAGGTCAAGGGCAAGAAGGCCACGGTCATGGTCACCGAGACCACGACCCTGAAGTACAAGAAGATACGCGGCGACGAGCCCGCCTCCACGGGCTTCGAGGCGCACCACGTGCTGACCTTCACCGCCCAGGCGAACGGCACCTGGCAGCTGACCGCGATGCGCTCCACCGACGGCGGCGCCCCCCGCATCAACGAGCCCGTGGCCACCGCGGACGCCGGGCCCTCCCGCTCGCCGATGGCCATCATCAGCGCCCCCAAGGCCGCCACGTCCTACCCCGCCCCCGCCAACCCGAAGACCATCACGGGCGGGAAGTACGACTACAGGGCGATGGCGACGTACACCGAGAGGTACTGGAGGAACTACAACCCGGCGTACCGCAGGTACAACGCGGCCGGCGGCGACTGCACCAACTACCTCAGCCAGGGCCTCCTGGCCGGCGGCTGGAAGCAGATCTCCACGGTCACGCCCGAGGAGTACGACACCTGGTACTACGCCTCGAACGGTACGGCCGACGCCTGGATCGGCGTCAACGAGTGGTCCTGGTTCACCCAGACCGCCAAGCGGACCACGCCGCTCGCGAACGTCTACCAGATGGACATCGGCGACGTGCTCCAGGTCGACTTCAACGCGGACGGGGACAAGGACCACTCCATGATGACGACCTACCGCAGCCCCAGCGGCGTCCCGTACCTGACGTACCACGACGCGGACACCTACCGCCGTTCGGTCGCGAGCATCATCGCCTCGTACCCGCGCGCGAACTACTACGCGTACCGCACCTGA
- a CDS encoding transglycosylase domain-containing protein: MQLKIPVVAADETMQLRVLEPGVLDGRGEESKPGGRGRRKAPRPSVRARFLAVVGASLAPFVPFFRRLRPRYPRPGRTDWRRWLPSWRQWLGIVGAAFGMSTMFLTIAYATTEIPEDLNTFATQQDNVYFWSDGTPMARTGWVRRQAMPLKDVPEDVRWAVLAAENASFYSDPGISVSGITRALVRTVGEGDTQGGSTITQQYVKNVYLSQDRSLGRKFDEAMIALKLDNKMSKDKILEAYLNTSWFGRGTYGIQRAAQSYYGKDVGELNVSEAAFLASLLKGAGLYDPALSKTNRERAEERWEWILDRMVSLGKLSRSERAAYNTFPEPLNQGTSFDTGKQTDYLVVLAAQYAKKAAGVSDQEFDMGGFQIYTTFDRERQDELTKAVTKARARVKKAAPKKADAAHFGASSVAADGRILAVYGGPDHRRQGFNESNATTVPSGSAFLPFVYAAALEHGVVKERGGEATPVTPQTVYDGNDNIAVTTPEGPYWDRGGDKVRSHNDGNKSWGQITLHDALTNSVNTPFMQLGMDTGLSTVRDTAEAAGLLSSSLGAQVPALSVGSATPSAIRMASGYSTFAALGKHTEPYSVRKITHNGSKVALNTPKPKRAVGGEVARQVTEALTDAFRTDHPTSPGAASFEVAGKGGTTQDDKAAWYVGTAEDVSTAVVVYRIDLTKSLEPLPLDGIAGTPNSGVPYDIWSSAMSIG, encoded by the coding sequence ATGCAGTTGAAGATTCCGGTCGTCGCGGCGGACGAGACGATGCAGTTGCGGGTGCTGGAGCCGGGTGTGCTCGACGGCCGCGGGGAGGAGTCGAAGCCGGGCGGGCGGGGGCGGCGCAAGGCGCCCAGGCCGTCTGTTCGAGCCAGATTTCTCGCCGTCGTCGGCGCGAGCCTCGCTCCCTTCGTCCCCTTCTTCCGCCGGCTGCGTCCGCGGTACCCGCGCCCGGGCCGTACCGACTGGCGCCGCTGGCTGCCGTCCTGGCGGCAGTGGCTGGGAATCGTGGGCGCGGCCTTCGGGATGAGCACCATGTTCCTCACCATCGCCTACGCCACCACGGAGATACCGGAGGACCTCAACACCTTCGCCACGCAGCAGGACAACGTGTACTTCTGGTCCGACGGCACCCCCATGGCCCGTACCGGCTGGGTGCGGCGGCAGGCGATGCCGCTGAAGGACGTTCCCGAGGATGTGCGCTGGGCGGTCCTCGCGGCGGAGAACGCGAGTTTCTACTCCGACCCGGGCATCTCCGTCAGCGGCATCACTCGCGCGCTGGTGCGCACCGTCGGCGAGGGCGACACCCAGGGCGGCTCGACGATCACCCAGCAGTACGTCAAGAACGTGTACCTGTCCCAGGACCGCTCGCTGGGCCGCAAGTTCGACGAGGCGATGATCGCGCTCAAGCTCGACAACAAGATGAGCAAGGACAAGATCCTGGAGGCCTACCTCAACACCAGCTGGTTCGGCCGCGGCACCTACGGCATCCAGCGGGCCGCCCAGTCGTACTACGGCAAGGACGTGGGCGAGCTGAACGTCAGCGAGGCCGCGTTCCTCGCCTCCCTGCTCAAGGGTGCCGGCCTCTACGACCCTGCCCTCAGCAAGACCAACCGTGAGCGGGCCGAGGAGCGGTGGGAGTGGATCCTCGACCGCATGGTGTCCCTCGGGAAACTGTCCCGGTCCGAGCGCGCCGCGTACAACACGTTCCCCGAGCCGCTCAATCAGGGCACCAGCTTCGACACCGGCAAGCAGACCGACTATCTCGTCGTACTGGCCGCCCAGTACGCCAAGAAGGCCGCCGGCGTCTCCGATCAGGAGTTCGACATGGGCGGCTTCCAGATCTACACGACCTTCGACCGCGAGCGGCAGGACGAGCTGACCAAGGCCGTCACCAAGGCGCGGGCCCGGGTCAAGAAGGCCGCTCCGAAGAAGGCGGACGCCGCGCACTTCGGCGCCTCGTCGGTCGCCGCCGACGGGCGGATCCTCGCCGTCTACGGCGGCCCGGACCACCGTAGACAGGGCTTCAACGAGTCGAACGCGACCACCGTCCCGTCCGGCTCGGCCTTCCTGCCGTTCGTCTACGCCGCCGCCCTGGAACACGGTGTCGTCAAGGAACGCGGCGGCGAGGCGACACCTGTCACCCCGCAGACGGTCTACGACGGCAACGACAACATCGCGGTGACCACACCGGAGGGGCCGTACTGGGATCGCGGCGGCGACAAGGTCAGATCGCACAACGACGGCAACAAGTCCTGGGGGCAGATCACCCTGCACGACGCGCTCACCAACTCGGTGAACACCCCGTTCATGCAGCTCGGCATGGACACCGGACTGAGCACGGTGCGCGACACCGCCGAGGCGGCCGGACTGCTGTCCTCCAGCCTCGGGGCGCAGGTGCCCGCGCTGTCCGTGGGCAGTGCCACGCCGAGCGCGATCCGGATGGCCAGCGGCTACAGCACGTTCGCCGCACTGGGCAAGCACACCGAGCCGTACTCCGTACGGAAGATCACCCACAACGGCTCCAAGGTGGCCCTGAACACACCGAAGCCGAAGCGCGCGGTGGGCGGCGAGGTGGCCCGGCAGGTCACCGAGGCGCTCACGGACGCCTTCCGCACCGACCACCCCACCTCGCCCGGCGCCGCCTCCTTCGAGGTGGCGGGCAAGGGCGGGACCACCCAGGACGACAAGGCGGCCTGGTACGTCGGGACGGCCGAGGACGTGTCGACCGCGGTCGTCGTCTACCGCATCGACCTGACCAAGAGCCTGGAACCGCTGCCGCTCGACGGGATCGCCGGAACGCCCAATTCCGGTGTCCCCTACGACATCTGGTCCAGTGCGATGAGTATCGGCTGA
- a CDS encoding DUF4383 domain-containing protein: MATHATHSTRPRGRHAAPRQRIRIDEHLPVDHRLSRVYRFGAGLMGLFLLVFGILGLIDKVGWFDTRGDEVVGLSTNGTLSVLSVAVGLLLLIGMVIGGNFASTLNMTLGVLFILSGFGNMALLDTESNFLAFRIQNVLFSFVVGILLMTFGMYGRVGSALPHDNPYWRARHPEVSEREMRRKAAVGTVKLKRAGAHPENDGEGAG; encoded by the coding sequence ATGGCCACGCATGCCACGCATTCGACGCGGCCGAGGGGGCGGCACGCGGCTCCCCGGCAGCGGATCAGGATCGATGAGCACCTTCCCGTCGACCACCGCCTCAGCAGGGTCTACCGGTTCGGGGCGGGCCTGATGGGTCTGTTCCTGCTCGTCTTCGGCATCCTGGGGCTCATCGACAAGGTCGGCTGGTTCGACACCCGCGGGGACGAGGTCGTGGGGCTGAGCACCAACGGCACGCTGAGCGTCCTGTCGGTCGCCGTGGGGCTGCTCCTCCTCATCGGCATGGTGATCGGCGGCAACTTCGCCTCCACGCTGAACATGACGCTGGGCGTCCTGTTCATCCTCAGCGGCTTCGGCAACATGGCCCTGCTGGACACCGAGTCCAACTTCCTGGCGTTCCGCATCCAGAACGTTCTGTTCAGCTTTGTCGTCGGCATCCTGCTGATGACGTTCGGGATGTACGGCAGAGTCGGCTCGGCACTGCCGCACGACAACCCGTACTGGCGGGCCCGTCACCCGGAGGTGTCCGAACGTGAGATGCGGCGCAAGGCCGCGGTGGGAACGGTGAAGCTGAAGCGGGCCGGCGCCCACCCCGAGAACGACGGGGAGGGCGCCGGCTGA
- a CDS encoding DUF4097 family beta strand repeat-containing protein has product MARTVRTARTVRTARKAHGTRIALTALAVALLASVAACGASAGDDEDPERRSFALEGRTLTVDSDDSALELVSADVAEVEVTRWFEGRVVVGGDPRVTWEMKDDRLELRVKCSGIVADCSAKHRIEVPRGVAVTVEEDDGSVTAKGFAEPLKIRTQDGSVRVSDSTGPLDLYSDDGSVRALDVESRSVKASTKDGSVKLELGAVPDLVESRSDDGSISIGLPREVSYKVAAGSDDGAVDVSVPRDEDSAHVVSAHTEDGSVTVRNLG; this is encoded by the coding sequence ATGGCACGTACGGTACGTACGGCACGCACGGTACGTACGGCACGAAAGGCGCACGGCACGAGGATCGCCCTCACCGCGCTCGCCGTGGCCCTCCTGGCCTCCGTCGCCGCGTGCGGTGCGAGCGCGGGCGACGACGAGGATCCCGAGCGCCGGAGCTTCGCCCTCGAGGGCCGTACGCTCACCGTCGACTCGGACGACTCCGCGCTCGAACTGGTCTCGGCGGACGTGGCCGAGGTCGAGGTGACGCGGTGGTTCGAGGGGCGGGTCGTGGTCGGCGGGGATCCGCGGGTGACCTGGGAGATGAAGGACGACCGGCTTGAGCTGCGGGTCAAGTGCTCCGGCATCGTCGCCGACTGCTCGGCCAAGCACCGTATCGAGGTGCCGCGCGGGGTCGCCGTCACCGTGGAGGAGGACGACGGCAGCGTGACGGCGAAGGGCTTCGCGGAGCCGCTGAAGATCCGGACGCAGGACGGTTCCGTGCGGGTCAGCGACTCCACCGGGCCCCTGGACCTGTACAGCGACGACGGCTCGGTGCGTGCGCTCGACGTCGAGTCGCGGAGCGTCAAGGCGAGCACGAAGGACGGTTCGGTGAAGCTCGAACTCGGGGCCGTGCCGGACCTGGTGGAGTCCCGCAGCGACGACGGCTCGATCAGCATCGGGCTGCCGCGCGAGGTGTCGTACAAGGTGGCGGCCGGGAGTGACGACGGTGCGGTGGATGTGTCCGTGCCCCGTGACGAGGACAGCGCGCACGTGGTGAGTGCCCACACCGAGGACGGCTCGGTCACGGTGCGGAACCTGGGTTGA
- a CDS encoding FmdB family zinc ribbon protein, giving the protein MPRYEYRCRTCGDTFELSRPMAESSAPADCPSGHPDTVKLLSTVAVGGSASAPASAPRAGGGGGGGGCCGGGCCG; this is encoded by the coding sequence ATGCCTCGCTACGAGTACCGCTGCCGGACCTGCGGCGACACCTTCGAACTGAGCCGCCCGATGGCCGAGTCGTCCGCCCCCGCGGACTGCCCCTCGGGCCACCCGGACACGGTCAAGCTCCTGTCGACGGTCGCGGTCGGCGGCTCGGCCTCCGCGCCCGCGTCCGCGCCCCGGGCGGGCGGGGGCGGTGGTGGTGGCGGGTGCTGCGGCGGCGGCTGCTGCGGTTGA
- a CDS encoding polysaccharide deacetylase family protein, whose protein sequence is MTPGRKPSKGRRRKARPPRRTTRPQFLTLAALLVVASLVGGYMVLNRSAGTAPTALSSGGRGDKGGADKSVEPKWDGKTKIIGDGSTSYTGPQKGRLKAEPLKPGEKPPQFVVFSWDGALAGDDELFQHYREMAKKYDAHMTFFLSGIYLLPQSKKELYDAPRHEKGDAAISYPTDEHIRTTIEQLGKAWEEGNEIGTHFNGHFCEAKGGGEWNVAEWKQEIEEFNSFLENWKTNTGYTDLDPLPFDTKAVTGGRAPCLEGQQNLMKAAKEFGYRYDASSPGGFQVWPGKKNGMWDFPLQMLPYDDDYQALSMDFNFLYNQSNGETEGDPAMYPTWQQETIDTYMAGFNRVYYGSRAPLFIGNHFEQWNGGIYMNAVDEVIKNVCTKKDVKCVSFDELADWMDVQKPETLANLRALDPAQAPSDWSTVVK, encoded by the coding sequence ATGACTCCTGGCCGCAAGCCGTCCAAGGGCCGCCGCCGCAAGGCCCGTCCGCCCCGCCGCACCACCCGGCCGCAGTTCCTGACCCTGGCCGCGCTCCTCGTCGTCGCCTCGCTCGTCGGCGGCTATATGGTGCTGAACCGTTCCGCCGGTACGGCGCCGACGGCATTGTCCTCCGGGGGCAGGGGCGACAAGGGCGGCGCCGACAAGTCCGTCGAACCCAAGTGGGACGGCAAGACGAAGATCATCGGGGATGGGTCGACCTCCTACACCGGCCCGCAGAAGGGCCGGTTGAAGGCCGAGCCGCTCAAGCCGGGCGAGAAGCCGCCGCAGTTCGTCGTCTTCTCCTGGGACGGCGCCCTGGCCGGCGACGACGAACTCTTCCAGCACTACCGGGAGATGGCGAAGAAGTACGACGCCCACATGACGTTCTTCCTCTCCGGCATCTATCTGCTGCCCCAGAGCAAGAAGGAGCTCTACGACGCGCCGCGGCACGAGAAGGGCGACGCCGCGATCAGCTACCCCACCGACGAACACATCCGCACCACCATCGAGCAGCTCGGCAAGGCGTGGGAGGAGGGCAACGAGATAGGCACCCACTTCAACGGCCACTTCTGCGAGGCGAAGGGCGGCGGCGAGTGGAACGTCGCGGAGTGGAAGCAGGAGATCGAGGAGTTCAACTCCTTCCTGGAGAACTGGAAGACCAACACCGGCTACACGGACCTGGACCCGCTGCCCTTCGACACCAAGGCCGTCACCGGTGGCCGCGCCCCCTGTCTGGAGGGCCAGCAGAACCTGATGAAGGCGGCGAAGGAGTTCGGCTACCGCTACGACGCCAGCTCCCCGGGCGGCTTCCAGGTGTGGCCCGGCAAGAAGAACGGCATGTGGGACTTCCCGTTGCAGATGCTCCCGTACGACGACGACTACCAGGCGCTGTCGATGGACTTCAACTTCCTCTACAACCAGTCGAACGGCGAGACCGAGGGCGACCCGGCCATGTACCCGACGTGGCAGCAGGAGACCATCGACACCTACATGGCCGGCTTCAACCGGGTCTACTACGGCAGCCGGGCGCCCCTGTTCATCGGCAACCACTTCGAGCAGTGGAACGGCGGCATCTACATGAACGCCGTCGACGAGGTGATCAAGAACGTGTGCACGAAGAAGGACGTCAAGTGTGTGTCCTTCGACGAACTGGCCGACTGGATGGACGTACAGAAGCCCGAGACCCTGGCGAACCTCCGCGCTCTGGACCCCGCGCAGGCACCGTCGGACTGGTCGACAGTGGTCAAGTAG
- a CDS encoding LysR family transcriptional regulator has product MTLDDLRVFVAVCRAGSLSAVARELGCTQSAVSQHVRRLEREVGVGLVERQARGVVPTRAGRVLQEAAAEGITGLDLALRRLSEMVRGDGGVVRIATGGTTVRHFMAEGIVDFRRSYPDVGLEFQTARSSAGCVDALVDPSRDLDLSWVTLGPAVRGVEQRAVAELPWVLAVRADDGLAGRERVHGRELDGMRLIGLPENSTSYAHLAAAYRELGITTSPSGAGVADWDTAILLAELGVGHAVVPALPGWTGPGHPGLRFVPVADLPPLTVGWAVRRWDALSPPARAFADTVARHAVRAVQG; this is encoded by the coding sequence ATGACCCTCGATGATCTTCGTGTCTTCGTCGCCGTGTGCCGGGCCGGGAGCCTCAGCGCGGTCGCCCGTGAACTGGGCTGCACCCAGTCGGCGGTGAGCCAGCACGTACGGCGGCTGGAGCGGGAGGTCGGGGTCGGGCTGGTGGAGCGGCAGGCCCGCGGGGTCGTGCCCACGCGGGCCGGGCGGGTGCTCCAGGAGGCGGCGGCGGAGGGGATCACCGGGCTCGATCTCGCGCTGCGGCGGCTCTCCGAGATGGTGCGGGGTGACGGCGGTGTCGTACGGATCGCCACCGGCGGTACGACCGTGCGGCACTTCATGGCGGAGGGCATCGTCGACTTCCGGCGGTCCTATCCGGACGTGGGCCTGGAGTTCCAGACCGCGCGGTCCAGTGCCGGGTGTGTGGACGCGCTGGTGGATCCGTCGCGGGATCTGGATCTGTCGTGGGTGACGCTCGGGCCCGCCGTGCGGGGGGTCGAACAGCGGGCCGTGGCGGAGTTGCCCTGGGTGCTCGCCGTGCGGGCCGATGACGGGCTTGCGGGGCGGGAGCGGGTGCATGGGCGGGAGCTGGACGGTATGCGGCTGATCGGGCTGCCGGAGAACTCCACGTCGTACGCCCATCTCGCCGCCGCCTACCGGGAGTTGGGTATAACGACCAGCCCTTCCGGGGCGGGGGTAGCCGACTGGGACACCGCGATTCTCCTTGCCGAGCTGGGAGTTGGGCACGCCGTCGTGCCCGCGCTGCCGGGGTGGACCGGGCCGGGCCACCCCGGGTTGCGGTTCGTCCCTGTGGCCGATCTGCCGCCGCTCACCGTTGGTTGGGCGGTACGGCGGTGGGACGCGCTGTCGCCGCCGGCGCGGGCCTTCGCGGACACGGTGGCTCGGCATGCGGTGCGGGCGGTTCAGGGGTGA